The Caldanaerovirga acetigignens genome has a window encoding:
- the thiM gene encoding hydroxyethylthiazole kinase has product MIEGLLDKVRNQKPLVHHITNIVTVNDCANVTLAIGALPVMAYALEEVEDMVKAASGLVLNIGTLTPKQVESMIKAGKKANELGIPVVLDPVGAGATPLRTESAKRILKEVRVSIVKGNSAEIGVLAGAGGEIRGVEAVGSSKNLLAAAKDMAKNFGATVVISGATDVVTDGERVAFVDNGHPWMGTITGTGCMLASVIGSFCGVERDYFKACVAALVAFGLAGELAANRPEVRGPASFKVCFFDELYSLAEEKIRAGMKYSIG; this is encoded by the coding sequence ATGATAGAAGGTTTGCTTGATAAGGTAAGGAATCAAAAGCCCTTAGTACATCACATCACCAATATCGTGACAGTAAACGACTGCGCCAATGTAACGCTGGCAATCGGAGCCCTGCCGGTTATGGCATACGCTCTTGAAGAAGTGGAGGACATGGTGAAAGCGGCGTCAGGCCTCGTGCTGAATATAGGAACTCTTACGCCAAAACAGGTGGAGTCCATGATAAAAGCCGGCAAAAAGGCGAATGAGCTGGGAATACCAGTAGTGCTGGACCCGGTGGGGGCAGGAGCCACGCCCCTCAGAACCGAAAGCGCAAAAAGAATACTTAAAGAAGTCAGAGTCTCTATAGTAAAGGGTAATAGCGCAGAAATAGGGGTGCTTGCTGGTGCAGGGGGTGAGATACGCGGGGTTGAGGCTGTAGGCAGCAGCAAGAACCTTCTCGCAGCCGCAAAAGACATGGCGAAAAACTTTGGAGCAACCGTGGTGATATCGGGAGCAACAGATGTGGTGACAGATGGGGAGAGGGTGGCTTTCGTGGACAACGGCCACCCGTGGATGGGAACGATAACCGGCACGGGGTGCATGCTGGCGTCGGTAATCGGCAGCTTCTGCGGCGTGGAAAGGGATTATTTTAAAGCTTGCGTTGCGGCTCTGGTTGCTTTTGGCCTCGCCGGGGAACTAGCAGCGAATAGACCGGAAGTTCGGGGGCCTGCGAGCTTCAAGGTGTGCTTCTTTGATGAGCTTTATAGCCTCGCGGAGGAAAAGATACGAGCGGGGATGAAATATTCTATTGGTTAG
- the thiC gene encoding phosphomethylpyrimidine synthase ThiC, translated as MTQMEAARQGIITNEMKEVAEQERVDAEEVRRAIADGTAVIPCNKNHKGLKPCGIGSGLRTKVNANVGTSEAYADLEEELLKAKAAIEAGADAIMDLSTGGDIAAIRKAILAEIHVPLGTVPIYEVGVRARKERGSVVEFTEEELFEVIEEQAEQGVDFMTVHCGVTLEAVERLRREGRITDIVSRGGAFLTGWMLKSGRQNPLYEKFDKLLEIARKYDITLSLGDGLRPGCLADATDRAQIQELIVLGELVQEARKHGVQVMVEGPGHVPMDQIEANVKLQKRICHGAPFYVLGPLVTDVAAGYDHIAAAIGGAIAAAAGADFLCYVTPAEHLGLPTVEDVREGVIASRIAAHAADIVKGVSGARKWDLEMAKARKNLDWDSQIKLAIDPVKAARYREKRNTSDTKTCTICGNFCAMDVVAKFLGTEKINC; from the coding sequence GTGACACAAATGGAAGCTGCCCGGCAGGGCATAATTACCAATGAGATGAAAGAGGTGGCAGAACAAGAACGAGTGGATGCCGAAGAGGTAAGAAGAGCAATTGCTGATGGAACTGCGGTTATCCCGTGCAACAAGAACCACAAGGGCCTGAAACCCTGCGGCATAGGAAGTGGCCTGAGGACAAAGGTCAACGCCAATGTCGGGACTTCAGAAGCCTATGCTGACCTTGAAGAAGAGCTCTTAAAGGCAAAAGCGGCAATCGAAGCGGGAGCCGATGCCATCATGGACCTTTCCACCGGCGGAGATATCGCAGCAATTCGGAAAGCAATACTCGCAGAAATCCACGTGCCGTTAGGGACTGTCCCTATATACGAAGTGGGAGTTAGGGCCAGGAAGGAACGGGGCAGCGTTGTCGAATTTACAGAAGAAGAACTATTTGAAGTCATCGAAGAACAAGCCGAACAGGGTGTGGATTTCATGACCGTCCACTGCGGCGTTACGCTCGAGGCTGTGGAAAGGCTTCGCAGAGAAGGAAGGATTACGGACATAGTGAGCAGGGGCGGGGCATTCCTGACAGGATGGATGCTGAAAAGCGGCAGGCAAAATCCCCTCTATGAAAAATTCGACAAGCTTCTTGAAATAGCTCGAAAGTACGATATTACTTTAAGCCTGGGGGATGGCCTGCGTCCCGGATGTCTTGCCGACGCTACCGACAGGGCGCAGATCCAGGAGCTTATCGTTCTTGGTGAACTAGTGCAGGAAGCGAGAAAGCATGGGGTGCAGGTTATGGTCGAGGGGCCGGGTCACGTGCCGATGGACCAGATTGAGGCGAATGTAAAGCTTCAAAAGAGAATCTGTCACGGTGCGCCCTTCTACGTGCTGGGTCCCCTGGTTACCGACGTGGCGGCGGGTTACGACCACATAGCAGCGGCCATAGGTGGAGCAATCGCAGCGGCGGCTGGTGCAGACTTCCTTTGCTACGTGACTCCCGCGGAACACCTTGGGCTTCCAACTGTGGAAGATGTGAGGGAAGGGGTTATAGCTTCAAGGATAGCAGCCCACGCCGCCGATATCGTCAAAGGCGTCTCTGGAGCAAGAAAATGGGACCTTGAAATGGCAAAAGCGCGAAAAAACCTGGACTGGGATTCTCAGATTAAACTTGCCATCGACCCGGTTAAGGCCGCAAGATACAGGGAAAAAAGGAACACTTCAGATACCAAGACCTGCACAATATGCGGAAATTTCTGCGCCATGGACGTGGTAGCCAAATTCCTGGGTACGGAAAAGATTAATTGTTAA